The Seriola aureovittata isolate HTS-2021-v1 ecotype China chromosome 3, ASM2101889v1, whole genome shotgun sequence genome includes a region encoding these proteins:
- the cabp2a gene encoding calcium-binding protein 2a isoform X2 codes for MTDVKGVSSVEVPEGKLMKKGSIKKKIESLRRWSSASMKRPPKPKAKTLSLCSPVGDPDDLWLQEGDRRKLRPIVDSVFGQDRDLRPEEMEELREAFKEFDKDKDGFISCKDLGECMRTMGYMPTEMELIELSQQICGGRVDFEDFVELMGPKMLAETADMIGVKELRDAFREFDSDGDGQISLGELREAMKKLMGEQLNHREIDEILRDVDLNGDGQVDFEEFVRMMSR; via the exons ATGACTGATGTGAAAGGCGTATCGTCTGTGGAGGTGCCGGAGGGGAAGTTAATGAAGAAG GGTTCCATCAAGAAGAAGATCGAGTCATTGAGGCGATGGAGTTCAGCAAGTATGAAGAGGCCTCCAAAGCCAAAGGCCAAGACCCTGAGTCTGTGTTCCCCTGTGGGCGACCCCGATGATCTGTGGCTGCAAGAAGGAGACAGGAGGAAGCTGCGGCCCATCGTCGACTCCGTCTTTGGGCAG GACAGAGATCTACGACCAGAGGAAATGGAAG AGCTACGTGAGGCCTTCAAGGAGTTCGACAAAGACAAGGACGGGTTCATCAGCTGTAAGGACCTTGGGGAGTGCATGAGGACTATGGGATACATGCCGACAGAGATGGAACTGATTGAACTCAGCCAGCAGATCT GTGGTGGAAGAGTGGACTTTGAGGATTTCGTGGAACTGATGGGTCCAAAGATGCTCGCTGAGACCGCAGATATGATTGGAGTCAAGGAGCTGAGGGACGCCTTCAGAGAG TTTGACTCCGATGGCGATGGACAGATCAGCCTCGGGGAGCTTAGAGAAGCCATGAAGAAGCTGATGGGGGAGCAGCTCAACCACCGAGAGATCGACGAGATCCTGCGAGATGTAGACCTCAATGGAGACGGACAGGTGGACTTTGAAG AGTTTGTGCGAATGATGTCTCGCTGA
- the cabp2a gene encoding calcium-binding protein 2a isoform X1 translates to MGNINKASKKNSKRKKAVSPVERSSAPLAAAMLGELGGAGEADTEDEDGGGSEQEFEEPLCALVQNCNMLHNIVGPACIFLRQGFAQSQLDRDLRPEEMEELREAFKEFDKDKDGFISCKDLGECMRTMGYMPTEMELIELSQQICGGRVDFEDFVELMGPKMLAETADMIGVKELRDAFREFDSDGDGQISLGELREAMKKLMGEQLNHREIDEILRDVDLNGDGQVDFEEFVRMMSR, encoded by the exons ATGGGAAACATCAACAAGGCTTCTAAAAAGAACAGTAAAAGGAAGAAG GCAGTGTCCCCCGTAGAACGAAGCAGCGCCCCATTGGCTGCCGCCATGCTGGGCGAACTGGGTGGTGCAGGTGAGGCGGACACAGAGGAcgaggatggaggagggagtgagCAGGAATTTGAGGAGCCCCTGTGTGCTCTGGTTCAGAACTGCAACATGCTGCACAACATAGTGGGGCCTGCTTGTATCTTCCTCAGACAGGGCTTCGCACAGAGCCAGCTT GACAGAGATCTACGACCAGAGGAAATGGAAG AGCTACGTGAGGCCTTCAAGGAGTTCGACAAAGACAAGGACGGGTTCATCAGCTGTAAGGACCTTGGGGAGTGCATGAGGACTATGGGATACATGCCGACAGAGATGGAACTGATTGAACTCAGCCAGCAGATCT GTGGTGGAAGAGTGGACTTTGAGGATTTCGTGGAACTGATGGGTCCAAAGATGCTCGCTGAGACCGCAGATATGATTGGAGTCAAGGAGCTGAGGGACGCCTTCAGAGAG TTTGACTCCGATGGCGATGGACAGATCAGCCTCGGGGAGCTTAGAGAAGCCATGAAGAAGCTGATGGGGGAGCAGCTCAACCACCGAGAGATCGACGAGATCCTGCGAGATGTAGACCTCAATGGAGACGGACAGGTGGACTTTGAAG AGTTTGTGCGAATGATGTCTCGCTGA